From Lagenorhynchus albirostris chromosome 10, mLagAlb1.1, whole genome shotgun sequence, the proteins below share one genomic window:
- the LOC132528211 gene encoding histone H2B type 1-A: MPDQASRSIAVSKKGFKKAITKTQRKEERKHKRCRKESYSIYIYKVLKQVHPDTGISSKAMSIMNSFVADVFERIANEASRLAHYNKRSTITSREIQTAVRLLLPGELAKHAVSEGTKAVAKYTTSL, encoded by the coding sequence ATGCCAGATCAGGCTTCAAGAAGTATTGCTGTTTCTAAGAAAGGATTTAAGAAAGCCATAACAAAGactcaaaggaaagaagaaagaaagcacaAAAGATGCAGGAAAGAGAGTTATTCGATTTATATCTACAAAGTGTTGAAGCAAGTACACCCCGACACCGGTATCTCATCGAAAGCCATGAGTATCATGAATTCCTTCGTTGCTGATGTTTTCGAGCGTATTGCAAACGAGGCCTCCCGCTTGGCTCACTACAATAAGCGATCGACTATTACGTCCAGAGAGATTCAAACGGCCGTGCGCCTGTTGCTGCCAGGAGAGCTGGCTAAGCACGCTGTGTCCGAGGGCACGAAGGCTGTAGCGAAGTACACTACCTCCCTGTAA
- the LOC132527945 gene encoding histone H2A type 1-A-like, with protein MYGCGKQGGKAHGKGKSRSSRAGLQFPVGRIYRLLCKGNYAERLAAGLPVYLAAVLESITAQILELAGNVCCDKKTRIISCHLQLAVRNDEELTNLLGGVTITQGGVLTNIHAVLLPRKTESHHHKV; from the coding sequence ATGTATGGGTGTGGTAAACAAGGTGGTAAAGCCCACGGTAAAGGTAAATCTCGCTCATCCAGAGCAGGCTTGCAGTTTCCGGTTGGTCGGATCTATCGTCTGCTCTGCAAGGGTAACTATGCCGAGCGCCTTGCGGCTGGTTTGCCTGTGTATTTGGCAGCGGTGTTAGAGTCCATAACGGCTCAAATCTTGGAGTTGGCGGGCAATGTCTGCTGTGACAAGAAGACGCGCATTATCTCGTGCCATTTGCAGCTAGCAGTCCGTAATGATGAGGAGCTCACCAATTTGCTGGGTGGTGTGACTATCACTCAGGGTGGCGTTTTGACGAACATCCACGCCGTGCTGCTGCCCAGGAAGACCGAGAGCCACCATCACAAAGTGTAG